Genomic window (Methanoculleus thermophilus):
GCAGACCGCCTTTGCGGCGATGATGTGCATCAGGGGGCCGCCCTGCATGCCCGGGAAGACGGACTTGTCGATGGCTGCGGCATCTTCCTTGCTGCACATGATGGCGCCGCCGCGGGGGCCGCGCAGGGTCTTGTGCGTCGTCGTCGTCACAATATCTACGACTCCGACCGGGGAGTTGTGGTATCCGGTCGCGCAGAGTCCGGCAATATGGGCGATATCGGCCATGCACCGCGCGCCGACGCTCTCTGCGATCTCCTGGAACGCCTTAAAGTCGATCTCGCGTGGGTAGGCGCTTGCACCGCAGACGATCATCTGTGGTTTGATGATCCGTGCCATCTCCTCGATGGCCGCGTAGTCGAGTCTCTCCGTCTCCGGGTCGACACCGTAGTGGAAGATGGAATACCAGCGCCCGGTGATGTTGACTGGCGAGCCGTGAGAAAGATGGCCGCCCTGGGTGAGGCTCTGGCTCATAATCTTGTCCTTATAGTTGAGGTAGGCGAAGTAGACCGCCTGATTTGCCTGACTTCCTGAGTGTGGCTGGACGTTCGCATGCTCGGCACCGAAGAGCCGGCACAGCCGGTCGCGCGCCAGGTTCTCCACCATGTCGTGGAACTCGCAACCGCCATAGTAGCGCTTGCTGGGATACCCCTCGGCGTACTTATTGGTCATGATAGAGCCCATTGCTTCGAGAACCGCCTTGCTGACAACGTTTTCGGAGGCAATAAGTTCCAGCCCATTGATCTGACGCAGGCGCTCTTTCTCGATGAGGTCTGCGACTTCTGGATCGAAGTTTGCCAGACTAGACATATTAAAAAAGGTTGCTTTGGAGAGGTAATATTCTTTCTTTTGCGCGGGTTCGTTTACACGGATGAGTTACCCGGGGCTGCGGATTTTTCTCTCGGTTATGGCCTGGATAAAATGTAATAATTCTTCTTTCCGGGATTCTATAGTAATATTATTACGTAACTATTATCAAGGATTAGTTTGAGGGAGATAATGGCGCAGAAAGATGCAAGGATACGGTTTCTTGAGCGAGAACTCGCGGAACGCGAGAAAGAGATGGAGAAGATGAGGGAATACGAAATGCCGGTGGCGCCGGAAACGGACAACGAATACCTGCGCGATCTGGAGAGGAGGATACAGGATCTTGAGGCCATGGAGAGAGGGGGGCAGGATCTTGGGGCATTGGAGCGGAGAGTACGGGATCTCGAAGCCCTGGTGAAAGGTCTGATGGAGGAGGTCCTGGATCTCAAGACTGTGGTCATGAGACTCTCTAAAGAGAGGGATGAACAGAGAAAGGTGCCGCCGGTGACGGAGGGGAAGAAGACCGAGGTCACCATCAAAGCCGAGCCCCGCCCCGGAGTTGAGCCCCGGACCCCTGTGCGCCCGGTAGAGGTACAGGTACAGTCGGCCCGGCCCGCCCCTGAAGCATCAGAACTTGAACTGATCATGCAGAACGACGGGACGCTGAAGCCGGAGATTAGGAGACCTTCAGAGTACATCGTCGCGAGCACGAGACCCGGGACACTCCCGGTGCAGGGACGGAGGATGGGTGGCAGGATGGCCGATCGGAAGGCCTTCGTTGAGCAGAAGAAGCGTGTAATTGACGATATCATCCAGGCTGAGGATGACACACTTGACCTTGATCGGTAGCGAAAGGAGCCTGATCCTTGTACATCACGCAGCTTGAGATCGACAACTTCAAGTCTTTCGCCAGAAGGACGAAGATTCCATTTTTTGAAGGGTTCACCGTCATCTCAGGCCCGAACGGATCCGGGAAGAGCAATATCATCGACAGCATTCTCTTCGTCCTGGCTCTCTCGGGTGCACGAGGACTGCGCGCCGAGAAACTGACGGATCTGATCAACGTTAACTCCGGAAAGAACACCGCAGAGGTGACGATCACATTCTCTGACGGCACAACGATCCGTCGCCGGATCAAACGGACCCCGACGGGCTACTATAGTTACAATTACTTGAATAACCGTCTCTGCAAGCAGAGTGATGTCCTCGAGTACCTCGCGAAGTACGGGATCAAACCGGAAGGCTACAACGTCGTGATGCAGGGTGATATCACCCGCATCATGGAGATGAGCGATGGGGAACGCCGCAAGATCATCGATGAGATCGCAGGCGTCGCCGAGTTCGATCACAAGCGTGACCAGGCTCTCTCGGAACTTGAGGTGGTCCGGGAGCGTATTGAGCGAGAGGAGATCCTCCTCTCCGAACTGATAGCGAGACTGGATGCGCTTCAGCACGAGCGCGATCAGGCGATGGAGTACCGGCGCTGGCAGGAGAAACTCGATCACCTTACTCGATGCAGGGGAGCGGCGCTTGTGCGACAGAAAGAGGGTGAGATCGGCACCCTCCAGAACCTTATACTTGACCGGCAGGCGGAGCTCGAGCGCATCACCGGTGAGGCTGAGACTCTCAAGGCGAGAATTGATGAGGCACGCAGCCGCCAGAAGGCCGTTGACGAGGATATCAACCGCAAGAGCGGTCCCGAGTACCTGGAACTTGTCGGGCGGCTCGAGGAGGCGCGAGGCAGCATCAAGATTGCCGAGCAGACTATTGAGCGCCTGAAATCAGCCCGGGATGAGAACCTTGAGACGGTCCAGCGGATCTACATGGACAGCAAGCGCGCCGAGGCGAAGGTGGAGGAGTGTACCGGGCAGATCCGCAACCTCTCGATCGACCGGTCGAATCTCGCAATGGAACTTGCGGCGCAGCGAGAGAGAATGCAGGCGGTCGAGGCGCGCATCGCAAGCGAGAGCAAGGAGGTTGAAGGGGTCAAGGACCAGCTCTTTGCCCTGATGCAGGACCTTGAGGGCAAGAAGGAACTCCGCTCGAAGATACTCCGTGAGCAGGATATCTTCATCGAGAAGAGCCGGATGCGGACATCGGAGCGTGAGCGTCTGGAGGCGCGCATCCGGCAGATTGAGGAGGAACTTGAGAACAAGCAGGCGCAGGTCGCGGACTACTCTTCCTGCATGGCCGATTGTGAGGCACAGAAACGGCAGATCGAGCGCGA
Coding sequences:
- the glyA gene encoding serine hydroxymethyltransferase, with protein sequence MSSLANFDPEVADLIEKERLRQINGLELIASENVVSKAVLEAMGSIMTNKYAEGYPSKRYYGGCEFHDMVENLARDRLCRLFGAEHANVQPHSGSQANQAVYFAYLNYKDKIMSQSLTQGGHLSHGSPVNITGRWYSIFHYGVDPETERLDYAAIEEMARIIKPQMIVCGASAYPREIDFKAFQEIAESVGARCMADIAHIAGLCATGYHNSPVGVVDIVTTTTHKTLRGPRGGAIMCSKEDAAAIDKSVFPGMQGGPLMHIIAAKAVCFKEALTPAYKDYCKQVVKNAQTMANVLAEEGLDLVSGGTDNHLILLDLTGVSTNGEHLTGLAAEVALGEAGITVNKNTIPREQLSPFVTSGLRIGTPAVTSRGMKEEEMKQIGHWIARVIKDIAKDRTSKKAINEVREEVIALASKYPLYPEVS